The proteins below come from a single Poecilia reticulata strain Guanapo linkage group LG5, Guppy_female_1.0+MT, whole genome shotgun sequence genomic window:
- the LOC103464818 gene encoding CMRF35-like molecule 8 — MKNIFLLIILISGCKDSFGKKRCLKDVTEFTCSKNVKIFTSTINSEQNNHIDVCKERFNSLLFHYKSNSVSLTVMSKQHIGEILEVKADSCSSSTAKKHTICNYPGRNQPKIQFRCKSKDFVCEELSPQSYQVSNGEFTELIHEGLPHKYFYSCKMERRKAENLYDGFILTITDIVTFTKSPIIGENLDYFCKYDDKDQNLGKFVCKGEDPTNCDVVIHTKIADKKSRFTIENNKKGNITITMKDLRAIDSGTYWCGANTSNRQIFISRLFLNVVTTPTSPPTSSTSSGTSGGLSSEAKTSIIMTAVGGTLIILLIVTFSLYKRCLCSDKAENRSGEQHPTEDCIYEEIPDGLETKVGTVYATVNFSPNDPASLHYCTINFQSGSTKTADGEAQIMEPSSSSCQYSAIKLSQNSASLSGPPTKCTGEPLYSAVKK; from the exons ATGAAGAACATCTTCCTGCTCATCATCCTGATTTCAG GTTGCAAGgattcatttggaaaaaaacgATGCCTGAAAGATGTGACTGAATTTACatgcagtaaaaatgtgaaaatatttacttcCACAATTAACTCAGAGCAAAACAATCATATTGATGTATGCAAAGAAAGATTTAACTCCCTCCTGTTCCATTACAAAAGCAACAGCGTCAGTTTGACTGTAATGTCAAAACAACACATCGGTGAAATTTTAGAAGTAAAAGCAG ACAGCTGTAGCTCATCAACAGCTAAAAAGCACACAATATGTAATTATCCAGGTCGAAACCAGCCAAAAATCCAGTTTAGGTGCAAGTCCAAGGATTTTGTCTGTGAAGAATTATCCCCACAATCATATCAAGTTTCAAATGGTGAATTTACAGAATTAATCCATGAAGGGCTCccacacaaatatttttattcatgtaaaatggagaggagaaaagcagaaaatctttATGATGGATTCATTCTAACAATTACTG atattgTAACTTTCACAAAATCACCAATTATTGGAGAGAACCTCGACTACTTTTGCAAATATGATGACAAAGACCAAAACCTTGGTAAATTTGTCTGTAAGGGAGAGGATCCGACCAATTGTGATGTTGTCATACACACCAAAATTGCAGATAAAAAATCCAGGTTTACAATAGAGAATAATAAGAAAGGTAATATCACTATAACAATGAAAGACTTAAGAGCCATCGACTCTGGTACATACTGGTGTGGAGCAAATACGTCCAACCGCCAAATATTCATAAGCCGACTCTTCTTGAATGTAG TCACAACACCCACATCTCCTCCTACTTCATCTACGTCTTCAGGTACTTCTG GTGGCTTGAGTTCAGAGGCGAAAACATCAATCATCATGACAGCAGTTGGAGGGACGCTGATTATTTTGCTGATAGTTACGTTTTCTCTGTACAAAC GATGTCTTTGTTCagataaagcagaaaacagatcTGGAGAACAACATCCCACAGAG GACTGCATATATGAAGAGATACCAGATGGCCTGGAGACAAAAGTGGGCACCGTTTATGCCACAGTCAACTTTTCACCTAACGACCCAGCTTCATTGCATTATTGTACTATCAATTTTCAAAGCGGTTCCACCAAAACCGCTGATGGAGAAGCTCAGATCATGGaaccctcctcatcctcttgTCAGTATTCTGCCATAAAGTTGAGCCAAAACTCAGCTTCCCTCAGTGGTCCACCAACCAAATGTACAGGCGAACCGCTTTACTCAGCAGTCAAGAAGTAA